The following proteins are co-located in the Flavobacterium sp. CECT 9288 genome:
- a CDS encoding DEAD/DEAH box helicase, which produces MEPENHFQFCFDLSFEAKLNCYIPTSYVVGHVDTITYLEKKASSEVLQSMGVETKKLPLATQKTLSICESLQPEVLFKKYRTKSKAAKKIEDLLQDEKLKFGITQFIQLQLASFYALVREHDFPLSFQLGKEKDFRISRIRTQNPALETELHFDKHENGISYTLKLKENDLAFYPSDTTVTLLLDEPGWLVSHHKLYVLKSINSKKATPFLNKKTVEIPSKLVPDYFEKFIKDIAQKVDISATGFEVITQTSIRSCNLQLVHDFFKNTYFISLSFDYDGYVFDATKTKNTHTEIDLKDLENIKLIQYKRSQGEDKFTESLQTLGLGKQENQLFGLLQKPEQKDTYACVQWALENRVKLESLGFSLENLKIDGKNIDNNAVTITFSNTIQNDWFDIKMTVVCDDFEFNFSDLIPNIKSQNRLFLLPNGNYFLIPLEWMTRYGAMAKLAKINNGTMAVLKSNFGVFEDIPQLKQTLHVKETVQYQPSDLVNATLRPYQIEGVQWLLEHYNNGLGACLADDMGLGKTLQTLSTLVAVQEKLDFEKAENIQLDLFGNEIPVAKEYLKALIVLPSSLVFNWYNEARKFTPHFRRIQYVGQERKLISKKLEKYDLIFTSYAVVARDLSILEKYQFRFLILDESQYIKNKNSKIFKAINQLQTTHKISLSGTPIENSLDDLWSQMQFINPNILGSYAFFAEHYKIPIEKNQDENSLLELKNLVSPFILRRTKEQVLKDLPELSEQVFYCDMEPEQEKLYEEEKSKARNALLKTDGFGIGKINIINTLMRLRQLSNHPKMIDKKSEIDSGKYIAVTRYLETLVQSNQKTIVFSSFVSNLEFYKKWSIENKIDFCELTGATPQNERAYQVQKFQEQEPSKLFFISLKAGGVGLNITKASYVLFLDPWWNPFAEKQGIGRAHRIGQLNKVNVVRFITKNTVEEKIIRLQENKKLLSDALLDENHISPEIEENLDFILA; this is translated from the coding sequence TTGGAACCCGAAAATCATTTCCAGTTTTGCTTTGATCTTAGTTTTGAAGCGAAACTCAATTGCTATATCCCTACTTCGTATGTAGTTGGTCATGTGGATACCATCACGTATTTAGAAAAAAAAGCAAGTTCAGAAGTCCTGCAGAGTATGGGCGTTGAGACAAAAAAACTCCCGCTTGCAACGCAAAAAACACTTAGCATTTGCGAAAGCCTGCAGCCAGAAGTCCTGTTTAAAAAATACCGCACAAAAAGTAAAGCTGCCAAAAAGATTGAGGACTTGTTACAAGACGAGAAATTAAAATTCGGAATCACACAATTCATACAACTGCAATTAGCATCCTTTTATGCTTTAGTTCGCGAACATGATTTTCCACTTTCATTTCAATTGGGTAAAGAAAAAGATTTTCGGATCAGTCGTATTCGCACTCAAAATCCAGCTTTAGAAACCGAACTCCATTTTGATAAACACGAAAACGGAATTTCATATACTTTAAAACTCAAGGAAAATGACCTTGCTTTTTATCCTTCGGACACAACAGTAACATTGTTGTTAGATGAGCCGGGATGGTTGGTTTCACACCATAAACTGTATGTGTTAAAAAGCATCAATTCCAAAAAAGCAACCCCTTTTTTAAATAAAAAAACGGTCGAAATTCCTTCGAAATTAGTACCCGACTATTTTGAAAAATTCATTAAAGACATTGCCCAAAAAGTAGATATTAGCGCCACGGGGTTTGAGGTGATTACCCAAACCAGTATTCGTTCTTGCAACCTACAATTGGTGCATGATTTTTTTAAAAACACCTATTTCATCAGTCTTTCTTTTGATTATGATGGATACGTTTTTGATGCCACTAAAACCAAAAATACTCATACTGAAATTGATTTAAAAGACTTAGAGAACATAAAATTAATCCAATACAAGCGCAGTCAAGGTGAGGATAAATTTACGGAATCCCTTCAAACGCTTGGTCTTGGCAAACAAGAAAATCAGCTTTTTGGACTTTTGCAAAAACCAGAACAAAAAGACACCTACGCTTGTGTGCAATGGGCATTAGAAAATCGTGTAAAATTAGAATCATTAGGTTTTTCGTTAGAGAATCTTAAAATCGACGGAAAAAATATTGATAATAATGCAGTTACCATTACATTCTCCAACACCATTCAAAATGATTGGTTTGATATTAAAATGACTGTAGTTTGTGATGATTTTGAATTCAATTTCAGCGACTTGATTCCGAATATAAAAAGCCAAAATCGCTTGTTTCTCTTACCCAATGGGAATTATTTTTTGATTCCGTTAGAATGGATGACGCGTTACGGAGCTATGGCTAAGCTGGCTAAAATCAACAACGGAACTATGGCAGTGCTCAAAAGTAATTTTGGTGTTTTTGAAGACATCCCGCAATTAAAACAGACCTTGCATGTAAAAGAAACGGTTCAATACCAACCTTCGGATTTGGTTAATGCCACGTTACGACCGTACCAAATTGAAGGCGTACAATGGCTTCTAGAACATTACAATAACGGTTTAGGCGCTTGCTTGGCCGATGATATGGGATTGGGAAAAACATTGCAAACCCTATCAACACTGGTCGCCGTTCAAGAAAAATTAGATTTTGAAAAAGCCGAAAACATACAACTCGATTTGTTTGGCAATGAAATTCCTGTAGCCAAAGAATACCTAAAAGCTTTGATTGTGCTTCCCTCCTCTTTGGTGTTCAACTGGTACAACGAAGCTAGAAAGTTTACGCCTCATTTCAGGAGAATTCAATATGTAGGACAAGAGCGTAAACTAATTTCTAAAAAATTAGAAAAATACGACTTGATCTTTACGAGTTATGCGGTAGTGGCGAGAGATCTTTCCATTTTAGAAAAATACCAATTTCGTTTTTTGATTTTGGACGAAAGTCAATACATCAAAAATAAAAACTCGAAAATTTTTAAGGCTATAAATCAACTGCAAACCACTCATAAAATCTCATTGAGCGGAACTCCTATCGAAAACTCATTGGACGATTTGTGGTCACAAATGCAATTTATAAATCCGAATATTTTGGGGAGTTACGCTTTTTTTGCGGAGCATTACAAAATTCCAATAGAGAAAAACCAAGACGAAAACAGCCTGCTGGAACTCAAAAACCTAGTCAGTCCGTTTATTTTACGCCGAACGAAAGAACAGGTTTTAAAAGACTTGCCGGAACTATCAGAACAAGTTTTTTATTGTGATATGGAACCTGAACAAGAAAAACTATACGAAGAAGAAAAGTCAAAAGCAAGAAACGCACTTTTAAAAACCGATGGTTTTGGAATTGGCAAAATCAATATTATCAATACGTTGATGCGCTTACGGCAATTGAGTAATCATCCTAAAATGATTGATAAAAAATCAGAAATTGATTCGGGAAAATATATTGCGGTGACCCGATATTTGGAAACCTTAGTGCAATCCAATCAAAAAACGATAGTGTTCAGTTCGTTTGTGTCTAACTTAGAATTTTATAAAAAATGGAGCATCGAAAACAAAATTGATTTTTGTGAATTGACTGGTGCAACTCCACAAAATGAACGCGCGTATCAAGTGCAAAAATTTCAAGAACAAGAACCCTCAAAATTGTTTTTCATTTCCTTAAAAGCGGGTGGCGTGGGACTCAATATTACTAAAGCTTCTTATGTCTTGTTCTTGGACCCATGGTGGAATCCTTTTGCTGAAAAGCAAGGAATTGGTCGGGCTCATCGTATTGGACAGTTGAACAAAGTAAATGTCGTTCGATTCATTACCAAGAATACCGTCGAGGAAAAAATCATTCGTTTGCAGGAAAACAAAAAACTACTTTCGGATGCGTTGCTTGATGAAAACCACATCAGCCCTGAAATTGAAGAAAATTTAGATTTTATTTTAGCATAA
- a CDS encoding pitrilysin family protein, with translation MKKITNLVLGMMLFPAAVFAQQMDFSTAIPLDPSVKTGKLPNGLTYYIKKNAKPEKKVDLRLVVNAGSILEENDQQGLAHFMEHMCFNGTKRFPKNQLVDYLQSIGVKFGQHLNAYTSFDETVYFLPIPSDDPEKLEKGFQIIEDWAFNTVLTPEEIDKERGVVLEEYRLGLGAGKRMMGRYLPKMMHDSKYATRLPIGQKEVLEKFKHQSLINFYKDWYRPNLMSVIVVGDIDVAEMEKKIVSHFSSYKNPANEKPRKVFEVPNHKETFVAVESDKEASNTQVQLLYKDYAAPKKMVNLGDFKNYMIENLFATLLNTRLDELTNSATPPFTYGYSYYGGTFARTKKGYQSVAMSSEDKQLSALKTLVTENERAKKFGFTQGELDRAKSEFMASIEKAYNDRSKTNSENFVGELQANFLENEPAPGIEWTFQTFKQILPMIDLKDVNGLIKEYVKEDNRVIILTGPEKEGLKKVTEQEVLAAIKVNTDELKPYEDAAVATSLLRKEVKAGTVVSRSSNDKLGTKTLVLSNGAKVTYKNTDFKNDEVLFEAVSLGGSNLYSNEEMKKVQFANGALAEAGFSGLKLNDINKFMTGKIARVNPYIGGTSEGLRGTSTPKDLEYLMQMTYAYFTDLNFDQEAFEGFKQKQSSFFKNMASTPQNYFQQEFYTYLNQNNPRFFGIMPTDKSWADTDYKLAYEKYKERFANAADFEFFFVGNVDDATIEALATKYIASLPANDKKEKAVDLGYRLLKGDLKKVVNKGADPKSNVTIMFYGDAKYSAKDAMSMQALGEVLTIKLVEQLRENESGVYGVNARGSMNKMPYGSYTFSIGFPCGPENAEKLTASALKELQNIIDKGPDEKDVAKFKEGELADFRKDSKENRFWLSNLTRSYLNASNAEDVLKMEEMVNAVTAKDIQNIAKQYLTKDKVIGILMPEKK, from the coding sequence ATGAAAAAAATCACAAATTTGGTTCTGGGTATGATGTTGTTTCCAGCGGCTGTTTTTGCACAGCAAATGGATTTTTCAACAGCAATTCCCTTAGACCCTTCGGTCAAAACAGGAAAATTACCTAACGGGTTAACGTATTACATCAAGAAAAATGCCAAACCAGAAAAGAAAGTAGATCTTAGACTGGTTGTTAATGCAGGTTCTATTCTTGAGGAAAATGATCAGCAAGGTTTAGCGCACTTCATGGAGCACATGTGTTTTAATGGAACAAAGCGTTTCCCTAAAAATCAATTGGTAGATTACCTTCAAAGCATTGGTGTGAAATTTGGTCAACATTTAAATGCATACACTAGCTTTGATGAAACGGTATATTTTTTACCAATTCCATCAGATGATCCTGAAAAATTAGAAAAAGGATTTCAAATCATTGAGGACTGGGCTTTCAACACTGTTTTGACACCAGAAGAAATTGATAAAGAAAGAGGTGTTGTTCTTGAAGAATATCGTTTAGGTCTAGGCGCTGGAAAAAGAATGATGGGTCGTTATCTTCCTAAAATGATGCACGATTCAAAATACGCTACTCGTTTGCCAATTGGTCAAAAAGAGGTATTAGAAAAGTTCAAACATCAGTCCTTAATTAATTTTTACAAAGATTGGTACCGTCCTAACTTAATGAGTGTTATTGTAGTAGGTGATATTGATGTAGCCGAAATGGAGAAAAAAATTGTTTCTCACTTCTCTTCTTATAAAAATCCTGCAAATGAAAAACCAAGAAAAGTATTTGAAGTCCCTAATCACAAAGAAACTTTTGTAGCTGTAGAAAGCGACAAAGAAGCATCGAATACACAAGTACAATTATTGTACAAAGATTATGCTGCACCTAAGAAAATGGTAAATCTAGGTGATTTTAAAAATTACATGATCGAAAATTTATTTGCAACGCTTTTAAATACGCGTCTTGATGAGTTAACAAATTCTGCAACACCACCTTTCACTTATGGGTATTCTTATTATGGTGGTACTTTTGCAAGAACCAAAAAAGGATATCAATCTGTGGCAATGTCATCAGAAGACAAGCAACTAAGTGCCTTGAAAACATTGGTAACAGAAAATGAACGTGCTAAGAAATTTGGATTCACACAAGGAGAGTTAGACCGTGCTAAGTCTGAATTTATGGCTTCTATTGAAAAAGCATACAATGATAGAAGTAAAACGAATTCAGAGAACTTTGTTGGGGAGTTACAAGCAAATTTCCTTGAAAACGAGCCAGCTCCAGGAATTGAATGGACTTTTCAAACCTTTAAGCAAATCTTACCGATGATTGATCTTAAAGATGTAAATGGGTTAATTAAAGAGTACGTTAAAGAGGATAACCGAGTTATCATTTTAACGGGTCCTGAAAAAGAAGGCTTGAAGAAAGTAACAGAGCAAGAAGTATTAGCTGCAATAAAAGTGAATACTGACGAATTAAAACCTTACGAAGATGCTGCAGTCGCTACTAGCTTGCTTAGAAAAGAGGTAAAAGCGGGAACAGTGGTAAGCAGAAGTAGTAATGATAAATTGGGTACAAAAACCTTAGTTCTTTCCAATGGTGCTAAAGTGACGTATAAAAACACCGATTTTAAAAATGACGAAGTGCTTTTTGAAGCGGTTAGTTTAGGAGGGTCTAATTTGTATTCGAATGAAGAAATGAAAAAAGTTCAGTTTGCCAATGGTGCACTTGCTGAGGCTGGTTTCTCTGGATTAAAATTGAATGACATTAACAAATTCATGACGGGTAAAATTGCAAGAGTTAATCCTTATATTGGAGGTACTAGCGAAGGACTTAGAGGTACATCAACTCCTAAAGACTTAGAGTATTTAATGCAAATGACGTATGCTTACTTTACAGATTTAAATTTTGACCAAGAAGCTTTTGAAGGATTCAAACAAAAACAATCAAGCTTTTTCAAAAACATGGCTTCTACGCCACAGAATTACTTCCAACAGGAGTTTTATACCTATTTGAACCAGAATAACCCACGCTTTTTTGGAATCATGCCTACTGATAAATCATGGGCTGATACCGATTATAAATTGGCTTACGAAAAATACAAAGAGCGTTTTGCAAATGCTGCTGATTTTGAATTTTTCTTCGTAGGAAATGTTGATGATGCAACAATCGAAGCTTTGGCTACAAAATATATTGCCTCATTACCAGCGAATGATAAAAAAGAAAAAGCAGTAGATTTAGGTTACCGATTGCTAAAAGGCGACTTGAAAAAAGTAGTAAATAAAGGAGCAGATCCAAAGAGTAACGTTACAATCATGTTTTATGGTGATGCTAAATATTCTGCCAAAGATGCTATGAGTATGCAAGCGTTAGGAGAAGTACTTACTATTAAACTGGTAGAGCAATTACGTGAAAATGAAAGTGGTGTTTACGGTGTAAATGCTAGAGGAAGCATGAACAAAATGCCTTATGGATCGTATACTTTCTCAATAGGTTTCCCATGTGGGCCAGAAAATGCCGAGAAGTTGACTGCATCAGCCTTGAAAGAACTTCAGAATATTATTGATAAAGGACCAGATGAAAAAGATGTAGCTAAATTCAAAGAAGGTGAATTAGCCGATTTTAGAAAAGATAGTAAAGAGAACCGTTTTTGGTTGTCTAACTTGACAAGATCGTATTTAAACGCATCTAATGCTGAAGATGTTTTGAAAATGGAAGAAATGGTAAATGCCGTTACTGCCAAAGATATTCAGAACATCGCCAAACAATATCTTACAAAAGATAAAGTGATAGGTATATTGATGCCAGAGAAAAAATAA
- a CDS encoding GxxExxY protein translates to MEEFYLKQETYKIIGLCMEVHKILGKGFNEIVYKEALQYEFIKNNIPFEREKEYKIEYKDIILSKKYFADFVVFDEIILEIKAISQLTTSDTGQTLNYLACSKNKIGLVINFGEDSLKYKRVIL, encoded by the coding sequence ATGGAGGAATTTTATTTAAAACAAGAAACATACAAAATAATTGGACTCTGTATGGAAGTACATAAAATTCTAGGGAAAGGTTTCAATGAAATTGTTTACAAGGAAGCTTTGCAATATGAATTTATAAAAAATAATATTCCTTTTGAAAGAGAAAAAGAATACAAAATTGAGTACAAGGATATTATTTTGTCAAAAAAATATTTTGCTGATTTTGTAGTTTTTGATGAAATAATATTAGAAATAAAAGCAATCTCACAATTAACAACTAGTGATACGGGGCAAACTCTAAACTATTTAGCTTGTTCGAAAAATAAAATAGGACTTGTTATTAATTTTGGCGAGGATAGTTTAAAATACAAAAGAGTTATATTATGA
- a CDS encoding TolC family protein, with product MKQILVAFLFFCITLSAQTTVSKEFTYTEFLGYVKKYHPLVKNANLEISKAQANLMMARGGFDPKIEVDFSNKQFKDKEYYSILNSSFKIPTWYGIEIKAGFDNNEGIYLNPENTVPNQGLTSLGITVPLGQGLLINQRMADVRKAKMQLQLSEAERKLEAIAVLYDASLAYFNWKRNFNEVELYEEYNKNAQIRFKGIQSLIIQGDKPAIDSVETGIIVKNRALSLEDSKLKLTKAKLELSNYLWLENNIPLELAEDLIPESQLEFTIQESLRTNDLVNQDFSITNHPKINALESKIDMLTVDQKLKANMLLPKIDIGYSYLSEPSYIDNYRFEDYKIGLNFYFPLFLRKERGSLKLAKFKVQETEFALNLEKVQLTNKINAQKTEIESLLKQKELIKGLVKDNQTMLNSEERLFSFGESSLFLINTRENNLVSAQLSKIALENRFYISNSELFKIMANPD from the coding sequence ATGAAACAAATACTAGTAGCGTTTTTATTTTTTTGCATCACATTATCTGCACAAACTACGGTTTCAAAGGAATTCACATACACTGAATTTTTAGGTTACGTAAAAAAATACCATCCTTTAGTAAAAAATGCTAACCTTGAGATAAGCAAAGCACAAGCTAACTTAATGATGGCAAGAGGTGGCTTTGATCCAAAAATAGAAGTCGATTTTAGCAATAAACAATTCAAAGACAAAGAGTATTATTCTATTTTAAACAGCAGCTTTAAAATCCCAACTTGGTATGGAATTGAAATTAAAGCTGGATTTGATAACAATGAAGGCATATACCTGAATCCCGAAAATACAGTACCTAATCAAGGGCTTACCTCTCTTGGAATTACGGTTCCATTAGGTCAAGGTCTTCTTATTAATCAAAGAATGGCCGATGTGAGGAAAGCAAAAATGCAATTACAACTTAGTGAAGCAGAGCGAAAATTAGAAGCAATTGCTGTTCTTTATGATGCTTCTCTGGCTTATTTTAATTGGAAAAGAAACTTTAATGAAGTAGAACTTTATGAAGAATACAATAAAAATGCTCAAATACGATTTAAAGGAATTCAATCTTTAATTATTCAAGGTGACAAGCCCGCTATAGATAGTGTTGAGACAGGAATTATTGTAAAAAATAGAGCTTTAAGTCTTGAAGATTCTAAATTAAAACTTACCAAAGCCAAATTAGAACTTTCTAATTATTTATGGCTTGAGAACAACATTCCGCTCGAACTAGCTGAAGATTTAATTCCGGAAAGTCAATTAGAATTTACCATTCAGGAAAGTTTAAGAACTAATGATCTGGTTAATCAAGACTTTTCCATAACCAATCATCCTAAAATTAACGCCCTTGAAAGTAAGATTGATATGTTAACTGTAGATCAAAAACTCAAAGCCAACATGCTTTTACCCAAAATTGACATCGGTTACTCCTATCTTTCTGAACCAAGTTATATAGATAATTATCGTTTTGAAGATTACAAAATTGGATTGAACTTTTACTTTCCACTATTTTTAAGAAAAGAACGAGGTAGCCTTAAATTAGCTAAATTCAAAGTACAAGAAACTGAGTTTGCTTTAAATCTTGAAAAAGTACAATTGACCAACAAGATTAATGCTCAAAAGACAGAAATTGAATCTTTATTAAAACAAAAGGAATTAATAAAAGGTTTGGTAAAAGACAATCAAACCATGCTCAACTCTGAGGAACGCTTGTTTTCTTTTGGCGAAAGCTCGCTGTTTTTAATCAATACTAGAGAGAACAATTTAGTGAGTGCGCAACTCTCAAAAATAGCATTGGAAAACCGCTTTTACATTTCAAATTCGGAGCTGTTTAAAATTATGGCCAATCCGGATTAA
- a CDS encoding DUF5103 domain-containing protein, producing MTKFFVFIALLLGTIVQAQPEKEIDPPYHIKTVSFIQNNQNIVPFIKLGEGFQLEFDDLYGNEANYYYEIIHCDYNWNPTPIPKIEYLDGFDNQRIQDHTNSFNALQIYSHYKLAFPNQFTQRLKISGNYILKITDDNKEVVFSRKFILYEDIVTVPLQIKRARTVQSNDAKHNLDFSIKSSSITFQNPIKNVKVLILQNAQFKTALKNIPPQFTIGNDLVYKYDTETQFWAGNEFLFFENKDIRSASNNVARIDSSTPIYGTLLHTSPARGNFPYLFTQDANGTFVVKNINTQKSEIEADYAWVYFNLSAPAFQLKKSIYVTGMFNNYALTPEYKMEYNPKNGRYEKAILIKQGFTNFQYTIADDKGIIDLENNVDGNFYQTENEYTILVYYRESIDRYERVVGKGVANSLNIIN from the coding sequence ATGACTAAATTTTTTGTTTTTATTGCTCTTCTATTGGGAACTATTGTACAAGCACAACCCGAAAAAGAAATTGATCCACCATACCACATAAAAACCGTTTCATTCATCCAAAACAATCAAAATATCGTTCCGTTCATAAAACTTGGCGAAGGATTTCAATTAGAATTTGATGATCTTTACGGCAATGAGGCTAATTATTACTATGAAATCATCCACTGTGATTACAACTGGAATCCCACTCCTATCCCTAAAATTGAATACCTAGACGGCTTTGACAATCAAAGAATACAAGATCACACCAACTCTTTCAATGCCTTACAAATCTATTCTCATTACAAACTAGCTTTTCCAAACCAATTTACACAACGCCTTAAAATTAGTGGAAACTACATCCTTAAAATTACCGATGATAATAAGGAGGTAGTTTTTTCTAGAAAATTCATTCTCTATGAAGACATTGTTACGGTTCCTTTACAAATAAAAAGAGCAAGAACAGTACAAAGTAATGACGCCAAGCATAATCTTGATTTTAGCATTAAATCTAGCAGTATCACCTTTCAAAACCCTATAAAAAACGTAAAAGTGCTGATTTTACAAAATGCTCAGTTCAAAACAGCCTTAAAAAATATTCCACCGCAGTTTACAATAGGCAATGATTTAGTTTATAAATACGATACCGAAACGCAGTTTTGGGCTGGAAATGAATTCTTATTTTTTGAAAACAAAGACATCCGATCAGCCAGTAATAACGTTGCCAGAATAGATTCTAGCACACCTATATACGGCACCCTTTTACATACAAGTCCTGCTCGTGGTAACTTTCCTTACCTTTTTACTCAAGATGCTAATGGTACCTTTGTAGTAAAAAACATTAACACCCAAAAAAGTGAAATAGAGGCCGATTATGCTTGGGTATACTTCAACCTTTCTGCGCCTGCTTTTCAGTTAAAAAAAAGTATTTACGTTACAGGAATGTTCAACAATTATGCATTGACTCCCGAGTATAAAATGGAATACAACCCAAAAAATGGTCGATACGAAAAAGCAATTTTAATCAAGCAAGGATTCACAAATTTTCAATACACTATTGCCGATGATAAGGGTATAATTGACCTCGAAAATAACGTAGATGGTAATTTCTATCAAACTGAAAATGAGTACACCATATTAGTTTACTATAGAGAAAGTATTGATAGGTATGAGCGCGTTGTAGGCAAAGGAGTAGCTAACTCACTAAATATAATTAACTAG
- a CDS encoding class I SAM-dependent methyltransferase: MKSAFKLILNTIPRPLLIRLSYVARPIIAFTLKGDKFTDPIDGKSFKSMLPYGYETQRNNVLSPSTLSLERHRLLWLYLNEQTDFFTAPKKVLHFAPEQAFYKLFRKQKNLNYTTTDLFSPLADVKADICNLPFKDNQYDVILCNHVLEHIPDDTKAMQELYRVLKPGGMAILQIPQDLKRDVTFADDSITDQKERAKIFGQYDHVRIYGRDYFDKLRSIGFTVVEEDYTNKIAPELVEKYCLAKGEIIPVCFK, translated from the coding sequence ATGAAATCTGCTTTTAAACTTATCCTCAATACCATTCCGCGTCCGTTATTAATTCGTTTGAGTTATGTGGCACGCCCTATAATAGCCTTTACTCTTAAAGGAGATAAATTCACTGATCCTATTGACGGCAAAAGCTTTAAATCGATGCTACCATACGGATACGAAACGCAACGTAACAATGTGCTTTCGCCAAGTACGCTTTCATTAGAGAGACACCGTTTATTGTGGTTGTACCTCAACGAACAAACTGATTTTTTTACTGCTCCAAAAAAAGTATTGCATTTTGCTCCTGAGCAGGCTTTTTATAAATTGTTTCGTAAGCAAAAGAACCTAAACTACACCACCACCGATTTGTTTTCGCCGTTGGCAGATGTGAAAGCAGATATTTGTAATTTGCCTTTCAAAGACAATCAATACGATGTCATTTTGTGCAACCACGTTTTGGAACACATTCCAGACGATACCAAAGCCATGCAGGAATTGTATCGCGTTTTGAAACCAGGTGGAATGGCTATTTTACAAATTCCGCAGGATTTAAAAAGAGACGTAACTTTTGCAGATGATAGCATTACCGACCAAAAAGAACGTGCCAAAATATTTGGCCAATACGACCACGTGCGCATTTACGGTCGTGATTATTTTGACAAATTAAGAAGCATAGGTTTTACAGTTGTTGAAGAGGATTACACTAACAAAATTGCTCCTGAACTAGTCGAAAAATACTGTTTGGCCAAAGGAGAAATTATCCCAGTTTGTTTTAAATAA
- the apaG gene encoding Co2+/Mg2+ efflux protein ApaG yields MVSQITRGIKISVLTSFEGTYFKNYKIHFAFSYVITIENHSKDSVQLISRHWEIFDSLNDIEIVDGEGVIGKKPVLKPGEQHTYSSGCLLSSPYGAMKGHFNMINFTSTRNFKVIVPAFRLCAPFALN; encoded by the coding sequence ATGGTTTCTCAAATAACAAGAGGCATAAAAATTTCAGTTTTAACTAGTTTTGAAGGCACTTACTTCAAGAACTACAAGATTCATTTTGCCTTTAGTTACGTAATTACCATAGAAAACCACAGTAAAGATTCAGTACAATTAATTTCACGTCATTGGGAAATCTTTGATTCTCTTAACGATATAGAAATTGTGGATGGCGAAGGTGTTATTGGAAAAAAACCAGTATTAAAACCAGGTGAACAACACACTTACAGTTCAGGTTGCTTGCTATCATCACCGTATGGAGCTATGAAAGGGCACTTCAACATGATTAACTTTACCTCAACTAGAAATTTCAAAGTAATAGTTCCTGCTTTCAGACTTTGTGCACCATTTGCACTTAATTAA
- the map gene encoding type I methionyl aminopeptidase translates to MIIAKSREEIELMRESALIVSKTLGMIASEIKEGVTTLYLDKLAEAFIRDHGAVPSFLGLYGFPNSLCMSPNSQVVHGIPNNKPLESGDVISVDCGAFKNGYHGDHAYSFEIGEVAPETKKLLQVTKESLYVGIRELRLGNRVEDVGNAIQKYTEAHGYGVVRELVGHGLGQKMHEDPEMPNYGKKGRGKLFIEGMVVAIEPMINMGTRNIKQHKDGWTITTADGKPSAHFEHDVAIIDGKPEILSTFAYIYKELGIVSNEEDEFRKVPLVM, encoded by the coding sequence ATGATTATAGCAAAGTCACGTGAAGAAATAGAATTAATGCGCGAAAGTGCCTTAATCGTATCCAAAACTTTAGGAATGATTGCCTCTGAGATTAAAGAAGGAGTAACCACATTATACCTAGACAAACTTGCCGAAGCCTTTATTCGTGATCACGGTGCAGTTCCAAGTTTCTTAGGATTGTACGGTTTTCCTAATTCATTATGCATGAGTCCTAACTCACAAGTAGTTCATGGAATCCCAAACAACAAACCTCTAGAAAGTGGTGATGTGATTTCGGTAGATTGCGGGGCTTTCAAAAACGGATATCATGGTGATCATGCGTACTCTTTCGAAATTGGCGAAGTAGCACCCGAAACAAAAAAATTATTACAAGTTACAAAGGAATCATTGTACGTAGGAATTCGCGAACTCCGTCTAGGAAATCGCGTGGAAGATGTGGGCAATGCAATTCAAAAATATACCGAAGCACATGGATATGGTGTTGTGCGTGAGCTGGTAGGTCACGGCTTAGGCCAAAAAATGCATGAAGATCCAGAAATGCCAAATTATGGTAAAAAAGGTCGTGGTAAACTTTTTATTGAAGGTATGGTGGTTGCCATAGAACCGATGATCAATATGGGAACACGCAACATCAAACAACATAAAGACGGCTGGACAATCACTACTGCCGATGGAAAACCATCAGCTCATTTTGAACACGATGTAGCCATTATTGATGGAAAACCTGAAATTTTATCCACTTTTGCATACATCTATAAAGAACTGGGAATTGTGAGCAATGAAGAAGATGAATTTAGAAAAGTGCCATTGGTGATGTAA